TATTTAAAATATCTGCTTGAAACTGCATCAGTAAGTCATTATTAGCAGCGCCACCATCTACTTTTAAGATTGGGATATCAATTCCTGTATCATTTTTCATGGTATCGATAATATCGCGAACTTGATAAGCAACAGCCTGTAACGTCGCTTTAACAAAATCTTCTCTGGTTGTTCCTCTAGTTAAACCAAAAACTGCACCTCTGGCATCAGAATCCCAATATGGAGCCCCTAATCCTGTAAACGCTGGAACAACGTAAACTTCATTTTTATTATGTGATTCTTTTGCTACGGCTTCAGATTCTGCTGCTGTTTGAATCATTTTCAATCCGTCACGCAGCCATTGAATAGCCGAACCAGCCACAAAAATACTTCCTTCTAATGCATAATAGACTTTACCGTTGATACCATAACCGATCGTTGTTAGTAAATTATTATCGGAAAGCTGAGGTTTTTCACCAGTATTCATTACGATAAATGAACCTGTTCCATAGGTATTTTTGACCATTCCAGGCTCAAACGCCATTTGCCCGAACAGTGCTGCCTGTTGGTCACCAGCCATACCTGAAATCGGAATTTCACTGCCATAAAAATGATAATTTTTCGTCAGCCCATACACTTCTGAATTTGATGTAGCTTTTGGCAACATCACACGAGGAATGTTTAGAATATCTAAAATATCTTGATCCCAATCTAAATCATGTATGTTATAAAGCATTGTACGACTAGCATTTGAATAATCAGTTACGTGAGTATCTCCACCCGTCAACTTCCAAACTAGCCAAGAATCAATGGTTCC
The DNA window shown above is from Enterococcus sp. 4G2_DIV0659 and carries:
- the glpK gene encoding glycerol kinase GlpK, coding for MAEQKYIMAIDQGTTSSRAIIFDKKGTNVGSSQKEFTQYFPKAGWVEHNANEIWNSVQSVIAGALIESGVKPSDIVGIGITNQRETTVVWDKLTGLPIYNAIVWQSRQSSPIADQLKEDGHGEMIHEKTGLIVDAYFSATKIRWILDHVEGAQERAEKGELLFGTIDSWLVWKLTGGDTHVTDYSNASRTMLYNIHDLDWDQDILDILNIPRVMLPKATSNSEVYGLTKNYHFYGSEIPISGMAGDQQAALFGQMAFEPGMVKNTYGTGSFIVMNTGEKPQLSDNNLLTTIGYGINGKVYYALEGSIFVAGSAIQWLRDGLKMIQTAAESEAVAKESHNKNEVYVVPAFTGLGAPYWDSDARGAVFGLTRGTTREDFVKATLQAVAYQVRDIIDTMKNDTGIDIPILKVDGGAANNDLLMQFQADILNTSVQRAQNLETTALGAAFLAGLAVGFWKDLEELQAFYEEGQIFEAKMPDEERDDLYEGWQQAVAATQMFKHKSK